Proteins co-encoded in one Bacillus infantis NRRL B-14911 genomic window:
- the trpB gene encoding tryptophan synthase subunit beta, with product MTAVYTMPDEKGHFGIYGGRYVPETLMQAVTELEEEYKKALQDESFTKELNSLLKDYVGRETPLYFAENLTKHAGGAKIFLKREDLNHTGAHKINNTIGQALLAVRMGKKKIVAETGAGQHGVATATVCALLNLECVIYMGEEDIRRQALNVFRMELLGAKVVGVSSGSSTLKDAVNEALRYWVANVSDTHYILGSVMGPHPFPMIVRDFQSVIGAETKQQYLEKEGKLPDAVVACIGGGSNSMGMFYPFIKDKSVRMYGVEAAGLGVDTGNHAASLTKGKPGVLHGALMYLLQDEDGQIQEAHSISAGLDYPGVGPEHSYLKDTGRAVYESITDEEALEALKLLCRLEGIIPALESAHAVAFALKLAGTMNNSEGIAVCLSGRGDKDVETVKARLGGKKDE from the coding sequence ATGACAGCAGTCTATACGATGCCAGATGAAAAAGGGCATTTCGGCATATACGGTGGAAGATATGTGCCCGAAACACTTATGCAGGCAGTTACAGAACTGGAGGAAGAATATAAAAAGGCCCTCCAGGATGAAAGCTTTACAAAGGAACTGAACAGTCTTCTGAAAGACTATGTTGGCCGGGAAACGCCGCTTTATTTTGCCGAAAACCTGACGAAGCATGCAGGAGGGGCTAAGATTTTCCTGAAAAGGGAGGATTTAAACCATACCGGCGCTCATAAAATCAATAATACGATCGGCCAGGCTTTATTGGCAGTCCGCATGGGGAAGAAGAAAATCGTTGCAGAAACTGGGGCAGGGCAGCATGGCGTAGCCACTGCAACCGTCTGTGCCCTGCTGAATCTTGAATGCGTCATTTATATGGGGGAAGAGGATATCAGAAGGCAGGCACTGAATGTATTCAGGATGGAACTACTGGGAGCGAAGGTCGTCGGTGTCAGCTCAGGCAGCAGCACATTGAAAGACGCAGTCAATGAAGCGCTGCGCTACTGGGTAGCCAATGTATCAGACACACACTATATACTCGGCTCTGTGATGGGGCCCCATCCATTCCCGATGATTGTTAGGGACTTCCAAAGCGTGATTGGGGCTGAAACGAAGCAGCAGTATCTTGAAAAAGAAGGAAAGCTCCCGGATGCGGTTGTAGCCTGCATCGGAGGGGGAAGCAATTCCATGGGGATGTTTTATCCTTTCATAAAAGACAAGAGTGTCCGCATGTATGGTGTGGAAGCAGCAGGCCTTGGGGTAGATACCGGAAACCATGCGGCATCATTGACTAAAGGAAAACCTGGTGTGCTCCACGGAGCCCTTATGTATCTGCTGCAGGATGAGGACGGCCAGATTCAGGAAGCACATTCCATCTCGGCAGGCCTCGATTATCCGGGAGTAGGACCTGAGCACAGCTATCTTAAGGATACTGGCAGGGCAGTCTATGAATCTATCACAGATGAGGAAGCTCTTGAAGCGCTTAAGCTGCTGTGCAGGCTAGAAGGAATCATTCCGGCACTCGAAAGCGCCCATGCTGTAGCTTTTGCCTTAAAGCTTGCAGGGACGATGAATAATAGTGAAGGAATTGCCGTCTGCCTGTCAGGGCGGGGGGACAAGGACGTAGAAACGGTGAAAGCCAGATTAGGAGGGAAGAAGGATGAATAG
- a CDS encoding ABC transporter permease, with protein MKPAIKRIIFFAMVIGLWELGSRMGLWLPTILPSPTDVFQSLVTGISDKTLLYDLAASFRRLLIGLGISLVLGSALGILLAKSKTADETLGTVILALQSVPSIVWLPLAIMWFGLNEVSVIFVVILGGTFVMTLNMRVGIKNVSPLFIRAAQTMGSSGIDLFTRVIFPASIPYVVTGARLAWAFAWRALMAGELLSTGPGLGYTLRYASDFGDMSLVIAVMIIIGVIGSIVDQLIFQRIEKSVLERWGLENNK; from the coding sequence ATGAAACCAGCAATTAAACGAATCATCTTCTTTGCAATGGTCATTGGCTTATGGGAGCTGGGCTCAAGGATGGGCCTGTGGCTGCCGACCATCCTTCCATCGCCGACTGATGTGTTCCAATCACTCGTGACAGGAATCAGTGATAAAACACTTCTTTATGATCTTGCGGCCAGCTTCAGGAGACTGCTTATTGGCCTTGGCATCAGTCTAGTGCTGGGCTCGGCCCTCGGGATTCTGCTTGCCAAATCAAAGACGGCCGATGAAACACTGGGCACCGTCATCCTTGCGCTCCAAAGCGTACCGAGCATCGTCTGGCTGCCGCTTGCGATCATGTGGTTCGGCTTAAATGAAGTGTCTGTCATCTTTGTTGTCATTCTTGGCGGCACTTTTGTCATGACCCTGAATATGAGGGTCGGAATCAAGAATGTTTCACCATTGTTCATTCGTGCGGCACAGACAATGGGCTCCTCAGGGATCGACTTGTTCACAAGAGTCATCTTCCCAGCCTCAATCCCATATGTCGTGACAGGGGCAAGGCTTGCATGGGCATTCGCATGGCGTGCATTGATGGCAGGGGAACTGCTCAGCACGGGTCCGGGACTCGGGTATACGCTGAGATATGCTTCTGATTTCGGGGACATGAGCCTTGTAATCGCCGTCATGATTATTATCGGGGTCATTGGTTCCATTGTGGACCAGCTGATTTTCCAGCGTATTGAAAAATCGGTACTTGAAAGATGGGGACTTGAAAATAACAAATAG
- the cdaS gene encoding sporulation-specific diadenylate cyclase CdaS, with translation MDSVKYSEKHYRSDLARYFRDIEGQLGTVETTMKELDCCILTEFEKLQKLVADAQNLASTYYLQTFLSPFSKEYAGISLAAQRLSEKRHGALIVVQREESLAAFLHNGVPVTANVSPILIETIFYPGNPLHDGAMLIEKDKIISAGNILPVADTELQGKKVGTRHRAAMGLSAQTDALVIVVSEETGRISFSVKGKLYSIKN, from the coding sequence ATGGATAGCGTGAAATATAGCGAAAAGCATTATAGAAGTGACCTTGCCCGCTATTTCCGCGATATAGAAGGACAGCTGGGGACGGTCGAGACTACGATGAAAGAGCTGGACTGCTGTATACTGACAGAGTTCGAAAAGCTGCAAAAGCTCGTAGCAGATGCCCAGAACCTGGCTTCAACCTATTATCTCCAGACCTTCCTCTCTCCGTTCAGCAAAGAGTATGCCGGCATTTCGCTTGCTGCCCAAAGGCTGTCAGAGAAAAGGCATGGAGCCCTTATTGTCGTGCAGCGGGAAGAATCGCTTGCAGCATTCCTCCATAATGGCGTCCCGGTTACGGCCAATGTCAGCCCGATTTTGATTGAAACGATCTTCTATCCGGGCAACCCGCTTCATGACGGTGCCATGCTGATTGAAAAGGATAAGATCATTTCAGCAGGCAATATCCTTCCTGTGGCGGATACGGAGCTTCAAGGCAAGAAGGTCGGAACGAGGCACCGTGCTGCCATGGGGCTGTCTGCACAGACAGACGCTTTGGTCATTGTTGTTTCTGAGGAAACCGGCCGGATTTCCTTCTCGGTGAAAGGAAAATTATACAGTATAAAAAACTGA
- the trpA gene encoding tryptophan synthase subunit alpha, translating to MNRIEKVFRLLKEKEEKAFIPYIMAGDGGLATLGDKITFLEKCGATAVEVGIPFSDPVADGPVIEKAGIRSLKEGTTLKTVLETLKTIRPIVHIPIIIMTYVNPVMAYGIERFTMEASKAGVDGLILPDLPPEEEDLIAPHAERDGLEIIRLATLTSPIERIQQISEKGNGFLYAVTVKGTTGARRDFSGELQEHLQKVKSVSRLPVLAGFGISTPEHVKAMNQICDGVIVGSKIVQLFEENNLEEIEKLIKASKKENAFQP from the coding sequence ATGAATAGAATTGAAAAAGTGTTCCGCCTTTTGAAAGAAAAAGAGGAAAAGGCCTTTATCCCTTATATTATGGCAGGAGATGGCGGGCTTGCCACACTGGGGGACAAAATCACGTTTCTTGAAAAATGCGGTGCCACAGCTGTAGAAGTCGGCATTCCCTTTTCGGACCCGGTAGCGGACGGCCCGGTCATCGAAAAGGCGGGAATCCGCTCGCTGAAAGAAGGGACTACGCTTAAAACAGTCCTTGAAACCTTGAAAACGATCAGGCCGATCGTCCATATCCCTATCATTATCATGACTTATGTAAATCCAGTCATGGCTTATGGAATCGAACGGTTTACAATGGAAGCAAGCAAGGCTGGTGTAGACGGCCTGATCCTTCCAGATCTCCCTCCTGAAGAAGAAGATCTGATTGCACCCCATGCAGAAAGGGACGGCCTTGAAATCATCAGGCTTGCTACATTGACAAGCCCGATTGAGCGGATACAGCAAATTTCGGAAAAGGGAAATGGCTTTTTATATGCGGTCACAGTCAAAGGGACAACGGGTGCAAGGAGAGATTTTTCCGGAGAGCTTCAGGAGCATTTGCAAAAGGTAAAGAGTGTAAGCAGGCTGCCCGTGCTCGCTGGATTCGGCATCTCAACCCCCGAACATGTCAAGGCTATGAATCAAATCTGCGACGGTGTGATCGTCGGAAGCAAAATCGTCCAGCTTTTTGAAGAAAATAATCTTGAAGAAATCGAGAAGCTCATTAAAGCTTCCAAAAAGGAAAATGCCTTTCAGCCATAA
- a CDS encoding MBL fold metallo-hydrolase → MEQQKTYVEKHRIAENVYVYRTAIANIAFLTGLGPKGRDWILVDAGVPLSGGFIIRFAEKMFGRESRPLAVLMTHAHFDHIGGLRAILSKWDVPVYAHRAELPYLTGKETYPPADPAVGRGLMALISPLYPRRPIDIGESAKELPEDASLPGLPGWRWIHTPGHTPGHVSFFRDDDGVLLAGDAFITVKQESLMAVMSQAKEIHGPPAYFTPDWDTAGQSIRKLAALNPKAALTGHGQPFYGKELTEGLEKLTKGHETFVVPKQGKYVH, encoded by the coding sequence ATGGAACAGCAAAAAACATATGTCGAGAAACACAGGATTGCAGAAAATGTATACGTTTATAGAACGGCAATTGCGAATATCGCTTTTTTAACAGGGCTGGGCCCTAAAGGAAGAGATTGGATTCTTGTCGATGCAGGCGTGCCTTTATCCGGCGGTTTCATCATCAGGTTTGCAGAGAAGATGTTCGGGAGGGAATCCAGGCCTCTTGCCGTCCTGATGACACACGCTCATTTTGATCATATAGGCGGGTTGAGGGCAATACTTTCTAAATGGGATGTTCCCGTCTATGCACACAGAGCTGAGCTTCCGTATCTGACAGGAAAAGAAACCTATCCGCCGGCAGACCCTGCTGTCGGGAGAGGACTAATGGCCCTGATATCGCCTTTATATCCCAGAAGGCCGATCGATATCGGGGAGAGCGCTAAGGAACTCCCTGAGGATGCTTCCCTGCCCGGTCTCCCGGGATGGAGATGGATACATACCCCGGGCCATACTCCCGGGCATGTATCTTTTTTCCGGGATGACGACGGTGTTCTGCTTGCAGGCGATGCCTTTATTACTGTTAAGCAGGAGTCACTGATGGCTGTAATGAGCCAGGCTAAGGAGATACATGGGCCGCCGGCATATTTTACACCTGATTGGGACACCGCAGGACAATCGATCCGCAAGCTGGCTGCTCTTAATCCGAAAGCGGCATTAACGGGGCACGGTCAGCCATTTTATGGAAAAGAACTCACGGAAGGGCTGGAAAAGCTTACAAAAGGTCATGAAACGTTTGTGGTGCCCAAGCAGGGGAAATATGTTCATTAA
- a CDS encoding ABC transporter ATP-binding protein, with the protein MFIDVQSVNKQYFDKNGMAADVLKDINLSIEKGQFISILGPSGCGKSTLLNIVAGLTSATSGSVLIDQQKVTKPGRDRGMVFQQAALFPWLNVLENVTFPLKKEMSKSAAKETALRYLQMVQLGKYPGHYPHELSGGMQQRVSIARALAMNPEILLMDEPFGALDEQTRSRLHQQLEKIWMETKKTILFVTHSISESIKLSDRIIVMGTKPGTILQDITVDLPRPRDQYKKEMLEIEDHIMSYLKKEIDKVVSEELANETSN; encoded by the coding sequence GTGTTTATTGATGTTCAATCTGTAAATAAACAGTATTTTGATAAAAACGGCATGGCCGCAGATGTGCTTAAGGATATAAACCTGAGCATTGAAAAAGGCCAGTTTATATCGATCCTCGGTCCTTCCGGCTGCGGTAAATCAACACTGCTGAATATTGTGGCAGGCCTTACCTCAGCGACGAGCGGCAGTGTCCTGATCGATCAGCAGAAGGTGACAAAGCCGGGCAGGGACAGGGGGATGGTTTTCCAGCAGGCCGCATTATTTCCATGGCTGAATGTACTGGAAAATGTGACATTCCCGTTGAAAAAGGAAATGTCAAAGAGTGCGGCTAAGGAGACAGCACTCAGATATCTGCAGATGGTTCAGCTCGGCAAATATCCCGGCCATTATCCGCATGAACTGTCCGGCGGCATGCAGCAAAGGGTCTCAATTGCGCGGGCCCTGGCCATGAATCCTGAGATCCTGCTCATGGATGAACCCTTTGGGGCCCTAGATGAACAAACAAGATCAAGGCTTCACCAGCAGCTTGAAAAGATCTGGATGGAGACAAAGAAAACGATTCTCTTTGTGACCCACAGCATCTCCGAATCTATTAAGCTCTCTGACCGCATCATAGTGATGGGCACCAAGCCGGGAACGATCCTCCAGGACATCACGGTGGATCTCCCCCGGCCAAGAGACCAATATAAAAAGGAAATGCTTGAAATAGAAGATCATATTATGAGCTATCTAAAAAAGGAAATCGATAAAGTCGTAAGCGAGGAATTAGCCAATGAAACCAGCAATTAA
- a CDS encoding YeiH family protein, which produces MAIAIAAAAKFLGGIFPLVGGILFAILIGAALRNTAGINPVFEQGLTLTVKRLLKAAVVLLGAGLNIFDIFEIGRQSLLIIFVSVCSGILLTLWFGHFLKLGKTLSLLIGVGASICGATAISAVKGLLGAKDDETAYAISTIVFFNLIAFFLYPIIGHVFHMNEQAFGIWAGTAVHDTSSAIAVGYVYGNEAGEVATTVKLGRTIFLLPLILILPILMGTADKSSRAGSFKKAFPWFIVWFLAVSMLNSFGAFPAAVQDLLSSISKFVIIMVMAAVGLQTDLKQFAKLGVMPLLTGLFASAAVSLISFGLVYWLIL; this is translated from the coding sequence TTGGCTATTGCGATTGCAGCAGCGGCAAAATTTCTGGGCGGCATTTTTCCTTTGGTCGGCGGAATATTATTTGCCATCCTGATAGGGGCTGCCCTTCGCAACACAGCAGGCATAAACCCGGTTTTTGAACAGGGGCTTACACTGACGGTTAAAAGGCTTCTCAAAGCCGCAGTCGTATTGCTCGGGGCCGGGCTGAATATTTTTGATATTTTTGAAATAGGGAGGCAATCCCTGCTCATTATTTTTGTATCTGTTTGCTCAGGCATACTTCTGACACTTTGGTTCGGGCATTTTCTGAAGCTTGGTAAGACCTTATCACTATTGATCGGGGTGGGGGCAAGCATTTGCGGAGCAACGGCCATTTCAGCTGTAAAAGGTCTCCTGGGGGCAAAGGACGATGAAACCGCATACGCCATCTCGACAATCGTTTTTTTCAACCTGATTGCCTTTTTTCTATATCCGATCATCGGTCATGTATTTCATATGAACGAGCAGGCTTTCGGAATATGGGCAGGTACGGCAGTCCATGATACCTCCTCTGCAATTGCAGTCGGATATGTTTATGGAAATGAAGCAGGGGAAGTTGCGACCACGGTCAAGCTGGGAAGGACAATATTCCTTCTGCCGCTGATACTCATCCTCCCTATCCTGATGGGAACGGCAGATAAAAGCAGCCGGGCAGGTTCTTTCAAAAAAGCCTTTCCCTGGTTCATCGTCTGGTTTCTGGCTGTCAGCATGCTCAATTCATTCGGAGCATTTCCAGCTGCAGTCCAAGATTTGCTGAGCAGCATTTCAAAGTTTGTCATTATAATGGTCATGGCGGCTGTCGGCCTGCAGACAGACCTTAAACAGTTTGCCAAACTCGGCGTAATGCCGCTGCTTACAGGACTATTTGCATCGGCTGCGGTATCGCTCATCAGCTTTGGGCTGGTCTATTGGCTGATTCTGTGA
- a CDS encoding aliphatic sulfonate ABC transporter substrate-binding protein, with amino-acid sequence MKKKAFIFMASLLTAAGILSGCGSSENSSGSKEKIVIGYFPNINHVPAMVAKDQGFFQKRLGDGTTIEYKTFADGGQFMTALKTGDLDAGLVGPGPAMNNYSTGADVKLIAGASTGGTVVLASKDSGIKTAADFAGKTYITPAVGCTHDVQYETYLEESGITSERIGGTMKHLTGNPAQYANMLKSGKIDVAVAPEPWAAVIEEETDANVVIGWDEVAFGETLPASVMVTSGKAIEDNPEVIQKIVEAHKDAVKYITENPEQAKEITIKDIKEVTGQELEKSVVDKAWERIGFTYEVDEDTVQAFADSSYALKFLKEKPDFSNFIDKEFIN; translated from the coding sequence ATGAAAAAGAAAGCCTTTATCTTCATGGCGTCATTATTGACAGCTGCTGGGATCCTCTCAGGCTGCGGATCCTCAGAAAACAGCTCGGGCTCTAAAGAAAAAATCGTTATCGGCTACTTCCCGAATATCAACCATGTGCCTGCGATGGTTGCAAAGGACCAGGGCTTCTTCCAGAAGCGCCTTGGAGATGGAACAACGATCGAATATAAGACTTTTGCGGATGGTGGCCAGTTTATGACTGCGCTCAAAACAGGTGATTTGGATGCCGGTCTGGTCGGTCCCGGACCTGCGATGAATAATTATTCTACTGGAGCAGATGTTAAGCTGATTGCCGGAGCTTCTACAGGCGGCACAGTTGTTCTGGCAAGTAAAGACAGCGGCATCAAGACAGCAGCTGATTTTGCGGGGAAAACGTATATTACGCCTGCAGTCGGATGTACACATGATGTTCAATACGAAACTTACCTGGAAGAGTCCGGCATCACATCCGAAAGGATCGGCGGAACAATGAAACACCTGACTGGAAATCCGGCACAATATGCCAATATGCTGAAATCCGGCAAGATTGATGTAGCGGTTGCTCCTGAACCATGGGCTGCAGTAATTGAAGAAGAAACCGATGCTAATGTTGTCATCGGCTGGGATGAAGTCGCTTTCGGGGAAACCCTGCCGGCGTCTGTCATGGTAACATCAGGAAAAGCAATTGAAGATAATCCTGAAGTTATCCAAAAGATTGTCGAAGCCCACAAGGATGCTGTGAAATATATTACAGAGAATCCAGAGCAGGCAAAGGAAATCACAATCAAGGATATTAAAGAGGTTACTGGCCAGGAGCTGGAAAAGTCAGTTGTAGACAAAGCCTGGGAACGCATTGGCTTTACTTATGAAGTGGATGAGGATACAGTCCAGGCATTTGCAGACTCTTCTTATGCATTAAAGTTCCTGAAAGAGAAACCTGATTTCTCGAACTTTATTGATAAGGAATTTATCAACTAA
- a CDS encoding methyltransferase domain-containing protein translates to MFNILARQFENPKGMLGKLAGKIMYSENRTINSWTAKKLNIKNKDRILEVGYGPGYCIKYIMNRFRCVYIDGVDLSPDMAASAEKRNNEWIDEGRVRLFTGDIHSIASDLDTYHKIVSINNYPLWTKPRETLGMLYEITEAGGEIAITVQPREKDADTLITKNLAKVIEADLASAGYEEIQASFKDVQPVLAVCVTAKKGRQ, encoded by the coding sequence ATGTTCAATATACTTGCAAGACAATTTGAAAACCCTAAGGGAATGCTCGGCAAGCTGGCAGGCAAAATTATGTACAGCGAAAATCGGACCATCAACAGCTGGACGGCCAAGAAGCTTAATATTAAGAACAAGGACCGCATCCTTGAAGTCGGATACGGTCCCGGTTATTGCATAAAATATATTATGAACCGATTCCGCTGTGTCTATATCGATGGAGTTGATCTCTCACCAGACATGGCAGCATCTGCGGAAAAGAGGAATAATGAATGGATAGATGAAGGAAGGGTCAGGCTGTTTACAGGAGATATACACAGCATTGCATCAGACCTGGACACCTATCATAAAATTGTTTCAATAAACAATTATCCCCTTTGGACTAAACCAAGGGAAACCCTGGGCATGCTTTATGAAATTACGGAGGCCGGCGGAGAAATTGCCATAACTGTACAGCCGCGCGAGAAAGATGCTGACACCCTTATTACAAAAAATCTGGCAAAAGTCATTGAAGCAGATCTGGCCTCTGCAGGCTACGAAGAAATACAGGCATCCTTTAAGGATGTGCAGCCTGTACTGGCTGTATGTGTGACCGCCAAAAAAGGCAGGCAATAA
- the trpC gene encoding indole-3-glycerol phosphate synthase TrpC: protein MATILDKIIEEKKREVARLKAFGLPEIPETPKRSLISRLEAAEHLSIIAEFKRASPSKGDISMDASPAEQAAKYVEYGADAISVLTDTSFFKGSFEDLAAVRGAVDVPILCKDFMIDNIQIAKAKSAGADIILLIAAALGEGQMNELYQYASSLDLEVLVEVHNEGEAERAIAAGSRLIGVNNRDLRTFNVNLSVTESLAPAIRESGAFLISESGMKTVEDAKRAVSAGAGGILVGETFMKASDLESSLSGMKLPLKEVRIP from the coding sequence ATGGCGACCATTTTAGATAAAATTATCGAAGAAAAAAAACGGGAAGTTGCAAGGCTGAAAGCTTTTGGGCTGCCTGAGATCCCTGAAACACCAAAACGGTCTCTCATTTCCAGACTTGAAGCAGCCGAACATTTGAGCATCATTGCCGAATTCAAGCGGGCTTCGCCTTCAAAAGGCGATATTAGCATGGATGCATCACCGGCCGAACAGGCTGCCAAATATGTTGAATATGGTGCCGATGCTATTTCCGTATTAACTGACACGTCCTTTTTTAAAGGAAGTTTTGAGGACCTGGCAGCAGTCAGAGGCGCTGTCGATGTCCCGATTCTCTGCAAGGATTTTATGATTGATAATATTCAAATTGCCAAAGCAAAAAGTGCAGGGGCCGATATCATTCTGTTGATCGCGGCAGCGCTTGGGGAAGGGCAGATGAATGAGCTGTACCAGTATGCTTCCAGTTTGGATCTTGAGGTACTGGTAGAGGTTCACAATGAGGGGGAAGCAGAAAGAGCGATCGCAGCAGGCAGCAGGCTGATAGGGGTTAACAACCGTGATTTGCGGACATTTAATGTAAATCTCTCTGTTACAGAAAGCCTCGCTCCGGCAATTAGAGAATCAGGTGCATTTCTGATCAGCGAAAGCGGCATGAAAACGGTCGAGGATGCTAAAAGAGCAGTCTCTGCAGGGGCAGGAGGCATCCTTGTCGGGGAAACCTTCATGAAAGCCTCTGATCTTGAATCATCGCTCAGCGGCATGAAGCTTCCTTTAAAGGAGGTGCGGATCCCATGA
- a CDS encoding phosphoribosylanthranilate isomerase → MKVKICGITDLENGLYAAKSGADALGFVFAESRRRIAPEEAAEIIAKLPGGPLKIGVFVNESKEIIEKTAEIAGLDMVQLHGDETPEFCAGINLPVIKALSVQGEEDLARIAEYPCDYILLDSPKGKYRGGNGIAFDWSILEGRDFGGKKVILAGGLNPENAREAIRKAAPFMADVSSGVEKDGKKDPALIAEFIAEAKNALKNEEELK, encoded by the coding sequence ATGAAGGTGAAAATCTGCGGCATCACTGATCTGGAGAACGGTCTTTATGCAGCCAAAAGCGGGGCCGATGCATTAGGATTTGTTTTTGCCGAAAGCAGGCGCCGCATCGCGCCTGAGGAAGCGGCCGAAATAATAGCAAAGCTTCCCGGCGGGCCCCTGAAGATTGGCGTCTTTGTTAATGAATCCAAAGAAATAATTGAAAAAACGGCGGAAATTGCCGGATTGGATATGGTCCAGCTTCATGGTGATGAGACTCCGGAATTCTGTGCAGGCATCAATCTGCCAGTCATTAAAGCCCTGAGTGTGCAAGGCGAGGAAGATCTTGCCCGGATTGCGGAATATCCTTGTGATTATATCCTCCTGGACAGCCCAAAGGGAAAATACAGGGGCGGGAACGGAATCGCCTTTGACTGGAGTATTCTTGAAGGCAGGGATTTTGGCGGTAAAAAAGTAATCCTTGCAGGCGGTTTGAATCCAGAAAATGCAAGAGAAGCAATCCGTAAGGCAGCGCCTTTTATGGCTGATGTCAGCAGCGGCGTGGAAAAGGACGGAAAAAAAGATCCCGCCCTGATTGCGGAATTTATAGCAGAAGCAAAAAATGCGCTCAAAAATGAGGAGGAATTAAAATGA
- a CDS encoding manganese catalase: MFYHIKELQYQAKPDRPDPLFAKKLQEVLGGQFGEISVALQYLFQGWSVRGNGKYKDLLMDTGTEELAHIEMLATMIARLLDGAPVGDLEDAAKDPIMAAILGGMNPQHAIVSGLGAMPADSVGNRWTADYIIASGNLLADFRANLNAESQGRLQAVRLYETTNDRGVKDMLSFLIARDTMHQNQWIAAIKELEAAEGGIVVPVSFPKELEKRQVSYTLFNFSQGNQSAEGRWAQGVSMDCQGTFNYVENPQPFGKAPKLKPAPPYIHDTPPAALKANPANIPPSMC, from the coding sequence ATGTTTTATCATATTAAAGAGCTTCAGTATCAGGCAAAGCCGGATCGGCCGGATCCCCTATTTGCTAAAAAGCTTCAGGAAGTATTGGGGGGGCAATTCGGTGAAATTTCTGTAGCACTTCAATATCTCTTTCAAGGCTGGAGTGTGAGAGGAAATGGAAAATATAAAGACTTGCTAATGGATACGGGCACAGAAGAACTAGCCCATATTGAAATGCTCGCAACGATGATTGCCCGTTTGCTTGATGGTGCTCCTGTTGGTGATCTGGAAGATGCAGCCAAGGATCCAATCATGGCGGCCATCCTTGGCGGAATGAATCCTCAGCATGCCATCGTCTCAGGCTTGGGGGCAATGCCGGCAGACAGTGTAGGCAACAGGTGGACAGCAGATTATATCATAGCGAGCGGAAATCTTCTCGCCGATTTCAGGGCCAACCTGAATGCGGAGTCGCAGGGACGTCTTCAGGCTGTAAGGCTGTATGAGACTACAAACGACAGAGGCGTAAAGGATATGCTGTCATTCCTGATTGCCAGGGATACGATGCACCAGAACCAATGGATAGCAGCTATTAAGGAATTAGAAGCTGCTGAAGGCGGAATCGTAGTTCCTGTTTCTTTCCCGAAAGAATTGGAAAAGCGCCAGGTCAGCTATACGCTGTTTAATTTCTCCCAAGGAAATCAGAGCGCTGAAGGCCGCTGGGCGCAGGGTGTCAGCATGGATTGCCAGGGAACCTTTAATTATGTGGAAAACCCGCAGCCGTTTGGCAAGGCGCCGAAGCTGAAGCCGGCACCTCCATATATACACGACACACCGCCGGCTGCGCTTAAAGCGAATCCAGCAAATATTC